ACGCCTCGCCGGCCATGGCGAGTTCCTGGACGATGTCGAGACAGTCGTCGAAGTTGCCGTCGACTTCGAGGATGCGGGCGTCGTGGAGGGCGGCCTGGGCGATCTTGCCCGACGCCACCTTCCCCGCGGGCAGGAGCACGAGCGTCTCCATCCCGCCGCGGGCGCCGTACGCCGCGAGGGCGGCACTCGTGTTACCCGTCGAGGCGCAGGCGAGGCGGCCGACGCCGAGTTCCTGGGCGACGCGGACGCCGACGGTCATGCCGCGGTCCTTGAACGCCCCGGTCGGGTTCATCCCCTCGTGTTTGATCCGGAGGCGTTCGACGCCCACCTCCGCCTCCAGCCGGGGGACGTGATGGAGCGGCGTGTCGCCCTCGGGGAGCGAGACGCCCTCCTCGAAGGGGAGGGCGTCGGCGTAGCGCCAGACGCCGCGGCCCTCGAAGTCGTCGAAGGTCGGCGGGTCGGCGTAGCGGACTTCCAGCAGGCCGTCGCAGTGATCGCAGGTGTATCGGATCGCGTCGAAGGGGGCAAAAGTCTCCCCACAGGCGATACAGGCGAGCCAGACGCCGTCGTCGGCCACTGCCGGCGCCGAGGGAGCCGGGGCGGCCAGGTCGAGGCTGGTACTCATTGGCGGAGGGTTGGGCCGCGAAGGGAAAAACGGGACGGGTTCTCACTCCGCACCGAAGCCCTCGATGGCCTCGTGAACCTGCTCGACCCACGCGTCGAGGGTGCGATGCATCAGCTCCTTGGCCTCGGGGAGCGGCGTCGCGGTGTACTGGTAGACGTAGCCGCCGGGGTCGAGCAGCCGGCGTTCCCGGTCGGCCAACCCCTTCTCCAGCAGCGTCGTGAGCGACCGGTTGACGTTGCTCCGGTCGCGGTCGAGGTCCTCCGCGAGTTCGGCGACCGTGCTTCCGGGGTTGTCGAGGAGGACGAGGTACGTTCGGCTCTCGTGGTCCTGAATCCCGAAGACACAGGAGAGAACGTGCTGGAATCCCGGTTCCTCGACGCCGACGAGCTCCTCGATGTCGGGCGCGTCGGTGTCGGTGTCTGACATACCCGTCGTTGGCCCCGGGTGACGTTAAAACTGCGGCACGGCCGCGTGGCTCTCTCCCATCCCGGCTACGCGTCCCGGCTGTACCCCATGTTCTCGATGCACGTCCGCATCTCCTCGACCGACCGATGTTTGTGAAGCGTCGTCGGCGTATCACAGTAGTACGTGGTGCCGTCGTGACGGAGCGTCACCTCGTGGGTGCCGCCGAGCATCTCGACGCGCACGACGAGGCGCTGGCCCGAATCGAGGGCGTCGAGAATCTCCGCCGCGGTCCACTCGCCCGCCTCGATGGTCTGGGTCGCCATCGACGGATGGTCGGACGGACGCGACTTAATCGTGGCGCGAGTCCGGACCCGACAAGTTAAACGCGGGGACGCGCCAAAGCCGGGTAGATGCACCCGACGGACGTGCCCGGCCTCCCGCCGGGCGTCCCCGAACATCTCGTCGAGTCGGGGATCGAGGAACTCTACCCGCCACAGGCCGCCGCCGTCGACGCCGGCGTGACCGACGGCGAGAGCCTCGTCGCCAGCGTCCCCACGGCCAGCGGCAAGACCCTGATCGCGGAACTCGCCATGCTGTCGAGCGTCGAGCGCGGCGGCACGGCGCTCTACGTCGTCCCCCTC
This window of the Haloplanus rubicundus genome carries:
- a CDS encoding helix-turn-helix domain-containing protein translates to MSDTDTDAPDIEELVGVEEPGFQHVLSCVFGIQDHESRTYLVLLDNPGSTVAELAEDLDRDRSNVNRSLTTLLEKGLADRERRLLDPGGYVYQYTATPLPEAKELMHRTLDAWVEQVHEAIEGFGAE